One window of the Arthrobacter sp. zg-Y919 genome contains the following:
- a CDS encoding NADPH-dependent FMN reductase translates to MLSTTILTLVGSLRAGSINRQLAEAAAAGAPEGVEVKVFDGLGDIPFYNEDIDVEGQVPEAAQTLRDAAAASDGLLLISPEYNGTMPAVLKNAIDWLSRPFGAGAISGMPTAVIGSAFGQYGGVWAQDDARKSVGIAGARVVEEVRLAIGGSVTRYAGIHPQEDPDTVAQLGEAVRVLAEASVSVA, encoded by the coding sequence ATTTTGAGCACCACCATCCTGACCCTCGTCGGCAGCCTCCGCGCCGGTTCCATTAACCGCCAGCTCGCCGAAGCCGCCGCAGCTGGAGCTCCGGAGGGCGTCGAGGTGAAGGTCTTTGACGGGTTGGGCGACATTCCGTTCTACAACGAGGACATTGATGTGGAAGGGCAGGTCCCCGAGGCCGCCCAGACACTGCGCGACGCGGCCGCTGCCTCAGACGGCCTGCTGCTGATCAGCCCCGAATACAACGGCACCATGCCGGCCGTCCTCAAGAACGCCATCGACTGGCTGTCCCGCCCCTTCGGCGCCGGTGCCATTTCCGGGATGCCGACCGCCGTGATCGGTTCCGCCTTCGGCCAGTACGGCGGCGTCTGGGCGCAGGACGATGCGCGTAAGTCGGTCGGCATTGCCGGTGCCCGCGTGGTTGAGGAAGTCCGCTTGGCCATCGGCGGTTCCGTCACGCGCTACGCCGGTATCCACCCGCAGGAGGATCCCGATACCGTTGCCCAGCTCGGCGAAGCAGTCCGCGTCCTTGCGGAAGCCTCGGTCTCCGTAGCCTAG
- a CDS encoding TetR/AcrR family transcriptional regulator, with protein MTGRGPSQTGLRDDAARNHRRLMEAAMELVAAGGADALTMDALAGRARVGKGTVFRRFGSRAGLMQELLDHAEQDFRKAYLSGPPPLGPGAPPRDRLQAFGMARLASLEVNGELARAADVDPRSRYQHPSHILTRQHLAGLLRQPGSVPDPELAAYQLTAFLDAGLLLHLHGAEGMSLPRLRKGWEELVDGVMRVQGT; from the coding sequence ATGACCGGGAGAGGACCATCACAGACGGGCCTGCGGGACGACGCCGCCCGGAACCACCGCCGCCTGATGGAAGCCGCCATGGAACTCGTGGCCGCCGGTGGTGCCGATGCCCTGACGATGGATGCCCTTGCCGGCCGTGCCCGGGTGGGCAAGGGAACAGTTTTCCGCCGCTTCGGATCGCGCGCCGGGCTGATGCAGGAGCTCCTGGACCACGCGGAGCAGGATTTCCGGAAGGCCTACCTTTCCGGGCCGCCCCCGCTGGGACCGGGAGCCCCGCCTAGGGACCGGCTGCAGGCCTTCGGCATGGCCCGGCTCGCATCGCTGGAGGTAAACGGCGAACTGGCCCGGGCGGCCGACGTCGACCCCCGGAGCCGCTACCAGCACCCGTCGCACATCCTTACCCGCCAACACCTGGCCGGGCTGCTCCGCCAGCCCGGTTCCGTCCCCGATCCGGAACTCGCCGCCTACCAGCTGACGGCCTTCCTGGATGCCGGCCTGCTCCTCCACCTGCACGGAGCCGAAGGCATGAGCCTGCCGCGCTTGAGGAAGGGCTGGGAGGAACTGGTGGACGGGGTGATGCGGGTTCAGGGCACCTGA